The Euphorbia lathyris chromosome 3, ddEupLath1.1, whole genome shotgun sequence genome contains a region encoding:
- the LOC136222911 gene encoding auxin-responsive protein SAUR21-like: protein MGIRMPRIISAKQIVRRILSSQSQESLDVPKGHLAVYVGETQKKRFTVPISYLKHPSFQNLLAQAEEEFGFNHPMGGLTIPCTEQVFIDLIFSL from the coding sequence ATGGGTATTCGGATGCCTAGAATTATAAGTGCAAAGCAGATTGTAAGGAGAATTCTTTCATCACAATCACAGGAAAGTTTAGATGTTCCAAAAGGTCACTTGGCTGTATATGTTGGAGAAACTCAGAAGAAGAGATTCACAGTTCCAATATCATATTTGAAGCATCCTTCCTTTCAGAACTTGCTGGCTCAAGCTGAAGAAGAGTTTGGGTTTAATCATCCCATGGGTGGTTTAACTATTCCTTGTACTGAACAAGTCTTCATTGATCTTATTTTCAGTTTGTAG
- the LOC136221630 gene encoding auxin-induced protein 15A-like, translating to MGLRLPGLVRTTIKKGSSRNMEVPKGFLAVYVGESEKKRYLVPLPFLNQPSFQDLLSKAEDEFGFDHPMGGLTIPCSQDLFIHVTSCLARS from the coding sequence ATGGGTTTACGCTTGCCTGGCCTTGTTCGCACAACTATAAAGAAAGGTTCATCAAGAAATATGGAAGTGCCAAAAGGTTTCTTAGCAGTGTATGTTGGAGAAAGCGAGAAGAAGAGATATTTGGTTCCATTACCATTCTTGAACCAACCTTCTTTTCAAGATTTACTGAGTAAAGCTGAAGATGAATTCGGATTTGATCATCCAATGGGTGGTTTGACAATTCCTTGCTCACAAGATCTTTTTATCCATGTTACTTCATGCTTGGCCAGATCATAA